The Streptomyces sp. cg36 genomic interval TGAAGGCGAGGGCCTCGGCGAGGTCGGCCTCGCGTTCGGCGGCGGACATGGCCCGGCGGGTGTTGACCTCGATGACGACGTGGCCGCCGAAGCCGGTGCGGGCCAGCCCCTCCAGGAGCTCGGCGCACGGCTGGGTGCCCCGGCCGGGGACCAGGTGCTCGTCCTTGGCCGAGCCCTTGCCGTCGGCGAGGTGGACGTGGGCGAGCCGGTCGCCCATGCGGTCCACCAGCGCCATGGCGTCGGTGCGGGCGGTCGCGGCGTGCGAGAGGTCGACCGTGAAGTGCCGGTAGTCGTCCTTGGTGACGTCCCAGTCGGGCGCGTACGCGAGCATCTCGCGGTCGCGGTAGCGCCACGGGTACATGTTCTCGACGGCGAACCGCACGTCCGTCTCGTCGGCCATCCGCCAGATGCCGGTGACGAAGTCGCGCGCGTACTGCCGCTGCCAGCGGAACGGCGGGTGCACCACCACGGTGGAGGCGCCCAGCTTCTCGGCGGCGGCCTTCGCGCGCTGGAGCTTCACCCACGGGTCGGTCGACCAGACCCGCTGGGTGATCAGCAGGCAGGGGGCGTGAACGGCCAGGATGGGCACCTGGTGGTAGTCCGAGAGGCGGCGCAGCGCGTCGATGTCCTGGCTGACCGGGTCGGTCCAGACCATGACCTCGACGCCGTCGTAGCCCAGGCGCGCGGCGATCTCGAAGGCCGTCGCCGTCGACTCCGGATAGACCGAAGCAGTCGACAGGGCGACCTTCGCATCCGGGATGCGCACCACTGGTTCTGCCACGGAGACAGCGTACGGGCAGCCGCCGCCGGGGCCGCGGGGGGAC includes:
- a CDS encoding sugar phosphate isomerase/epimerase family protein, yielding MAEPVVRIPDAKVALSTASVYPESTATAFEIAARLGYDGVEVMVWTDPVSQDIDALRRLSDYHQVPILAVHAPCLLITQRVWSTDPWVKLQRAKAAAEKLGASTVVVHPPFRWQRQYARDFVTGIWRMADETDVRFAVENMYPWRYRDREMLAYAPDWDVTKDDYRHFTVDLSHAATARTDAMALVDRMGDRLAHVHLADGKGSAKDEHLVPGRGTQPCAELLEGLARTGFGGHVVIEVNTRRAMSAAEREADLAEALAFTRLHLASTVRR